The proteins below come from a single Hydrogenophaga sp. PBL-H3 genomic window:
- the virB10 gene encoding type IV secretion system protein VirB10 gives MPSVNDHGPSTAKRGLIVVVLLLVVGLGGGAAYWKHKQRADREADAQQAKAMQLTSAVPARTFTDPPELPGAAPAPAAPVPVVPAPSGAGQASAPPLPGDAGGSGQQRPAPSLDKSGSGLMAVAQKGDTGADAGGQPGRAAPPPEGGGLSALLSSTRTPSRKAGHLGNRNFILAKGSFIDCALQTKLDSTVPGMTACVVTRNIYSDNGKVLLVERGSTISGEYQSNMRQGMARIFVLWSRIKTPNGVVINLDSPGTDPLGGAGLPGYIDNHFWQRFGGALMLSLVDDVARYATQGTNNNSGQINFSSTGEATQNMAAEALKNTINIPPTLYKNQGEQVGVYIARDLDFSSVYDVAATNQ, from the coding sequence ATGCCGAGCGTGAACGATCACGGGCCATCGACTGCGAAGCGTGGCCTCATCGTCGTGGTGCTGCTCCTGGTCGTTGGCCTGGGCGGCGGTGCGGCCTACTGGAAGCACAAGCAGCGCGCCGACCGCGAGGCGGACGCGCAGCAAGCCAAGGCGATGCAACTCACCAGCGCCGTGCCGGCGCGCACCTTCACCGATCCGCCCGAGCTGCCTGGAGCTGCGCCGGCCCCTGCGGCTCCGGTGCCGGTCGTTCCTGCGCCGAGTGGGGCAGGGCAGGCGAGCGCACCGCCTCTGCCGGGCGATGCGGGCGGCAGCGGCCAGCAACGGCCCGCGCCTTCGCTGGACAAGTCAGGCTCGGGCCTGATGGCTGTCGCGCAGAAGGGCGACACGGGCGCGGATGCGGGCGGCCAGCCGGGCCGCGCTGCACCGCCGCCCGAAGGTGGCGGCCTCTCGGCCCTGCTGTCTTCGACGCGCACGCCGTCGCGCAAGGCCGGGCACTTGGGCAATCGCAACTTCATCCTGGCGAAAGGCAGCTTCATCGACTGCGCGCTGCAAACGAAGCTCGATAGCACGGTGCCCGGCATGACGGCCTGCGTCGTGACGCGCAACATCTACAGCGACAACGGCAAGGTGCTGCTGGTCGAACGCGGCTCGACCATTTCGGGCGAGTACCAATCGAACATGCGTCAGGGCATGGCTCGCATCTTCGTGCTGTGGTCGCGCATCAAGACGCCGAACGGCGTGGTCATCAACCTGGATTCCCCAGGCACCGATCCGCTCGGCGGCGCGGGCCTGCCGGGCTACATTGATAACCACTTCTGGCAGCGGTTCGGCGGCGCGCTGATGCTGAGTCTGGTCGATGACGTTGCACGGTATGCCACCCAGGGCACGAACAACAACAGCGGCCAAATCAATTTCAGCAGCACGGGCGAGGCCACCCAAAACATGGCGGCGGAAGCGTTGAAGAACACCATCAACATTCCGCCAACCCTCTACAAGAATCAGGGCGAGCAAGTCGGTGTCTACATCGCCCGCGATCTGGACTTTT